The proteins below come from a single Antennarius striatus isolate MH-2024 chromosome 18, ASM4005453v1, whole genome shotgun sequence genomic window:
- the afg3l2 gene encoding mitochondrial inner membrane m-AAA protease component AFG3L2 isoform X4, with the protein MAHRYLRLSAGCGGVVRLLRAHGAARRVLCSSGLGQVVPGRSLMTNLLRECRKLSARPPKGFEKYFPEGSKPPKPPPETEASKDDPPPQRSSGTPEGDGGGGGAGGAGGGDGDKGRGGKRGRRQDFNWQSRMQKGDLPFDDKHFRTAVLVSTVFCSAVIYYYYLRDGGREITWKEFVNNYLSKGVVERLDVVNKRHVKVVLQPGATPPEGVWFTIGSVDTFERNLETSQYELGIEGEQRVPVVYSSESDGSFLLSLVPSVVIMALFMFMMRRAAPGGGRPGRGMGGLFSVGETTAKVLKDEIDIKFKDVAGCEEAKMEIMEFVNFLKNPKQYQDLGAKIPKGAILTGPPGTGKTLLAKATAGEANVPFITVNGSEFLEMFVGVGPARVRDLFVMARKNAPCILFIDEIDAVGRKRGRGNFGGQSEQENTLNQLLVEMDGFNTVTNVVVLAGTNRPDILDPALMRPGRFDRQIYIGPPDIKGRASIFKVHLRPLKLEATMDKDSLARNMAALTPGFSGADIANVCNEAALIAARHLSDAINQKHFEQAIERVIGGLEKKTQILQPEEKRTVAYHEAGHAIAGWFLEHADPLLKVSIIPRGKGLGYAMYLPKEQYLYTEEQLMDRMCMTLGGRASEEIFFGRITTGAQDDLRKVTQSAYAQIVQFGMNPKVGQVSFDMPRQGDMVLEKPYSEATARLIDSEVRTLISEAYRRTYNLLTDKKAEVEKVALRLLEKEVLDKSDMVELLGKRPFAEKSTYEDFVAGTGSVDEDTSLPEGLRDWNQDRRQKDDNPDQQAAHQASGGAWPF; encoded by the exons CAGGAAGCTGAGCGCCAGACCGCCCAAAG GCTTTGAGAAATATTTCCCAGAAGGCTCCAAACCTCCCAAACCCCCCCCAGAGACGGAGGCGTCCAAAG acgacccccccccacagaggAGCTCCGGCACGCcagaaggagatggaggaggtgggggggcaggtggggcaggcggaggagatggagacaagGGACGAGGGGGCAAACGGGGCCGTCGGCAGGACTTCAACTGGCAAAGCCGTATGCAGAAG GGCGACCTGCCATTTGACGACAAGCATTTCCGGACGGCCGTCCTGGTCTCGACCGTCTTCTGCTCGGCAGTAATCTATTACTACTACCTGAGGGATGGGGGGCGCGAGATCACCTGGAAGGAGTTCGTCAACAACTACCTGTCTAAAGGCGTG GTGGAACGTCTGGACGTCGTCAACAAACGTCACGTCAAGGTGGTCCTCCAGCCGGGGGCCACGCCCCCCGagggg gtGTGGTTCACCATCGGTAGTGTCGACACGTTTGAGCGGAACCTGGAGACGTCCCAGTATGAACTGGGCATCGAGGGCGAGCAGCGGGTGCCGGTGGTGTACTCCTCCGAGAGCGACGG TTCCTTCCTACTGAGCCTCGTCCCCTCCGTGGTCATCATGGCGCTGTTCATGTTCATGATGCGGCGGGCGGCGCCAGGGGGGGGCCGGCCCGGGCGGGGCATGGGCGGGCTTTTCAGCGTGGGGGAGACCACGGCGAAGGTCCTGAAGGACGAGATCGACATCAAGTTCAAGGACGTGGCCGGCTGCGAGGAGGCCAAGATGGAGATCATGGAGTTTGTCAACTTCCTGAAGAACCCCAAGCAGTACCAGGACCTGGGGGCCAAGATCCccaag ggtgcGATCCTGACTGGTCCTCCAGGAACAGGAAAGACTCTCCTGGCGAAGGCGACGGCCGGCGAGGCCAACGTTCCGTTCATCACCGTTAACGGCTCCGAGTTCCTGGAGATGTTTGTGGGCGTCGGCCCCGCGAGG GTGAGGGACCTGTTCGTCATGGCGAGGAAGAACGCGCCCTGCATCCTGTTCATCGATGAGATCGACGCTGTGGGGCGGAAGCGGGGGCGGGGCAACTTTGGCGGGCAGAGCGAGCAGGAGAACACGCTGAACCAGCTGCTGGTGGAGATGGACG gcTTCAACACCGTCACCAACGTGGTCGTCCTCGCCGGCACCAACCGGCCCGACATCCTGGACCCGGCGCTCATGAGACCCGGACGCTTCGACCGGCAGATCTACATCG GTCCTCCTGACATCAAGGGGCGGGCCTCCATCTTCAAAGTCCACCTGCGCCCCCTGAAGCTGGAGGCCACCATGGACAAGGACTCGCTGGCCAGAAACATGGCCGCCCTCACGCCGGGGTTctcag gtgCCGACATCGCTAACGTGTGTAACGAGGCGGCGCTGATCGCTGCTCGCCACCTGTCAGACGCCATCAACCAGAAGCACTTCGAGCAGGCCATCGAGAGGGTGATCGGAG GTCTGGAGAAGAAGACCCAGATCCTGCAGCCGGAGGAGAAGAGGACGGTGGCGTACCACGAGGCGGGGCACGCCATTGCTGGCTGGTTCCTGGAGCACGCCGACCCCCTGCTGAAG GTGTCCATCATCCCTAGGGGGAAGGGGCTGGGCTACGCCATGTACCTGCCCAAGGAGCAGTACCTGTACACCGAGGAGCAGCTGATGGACCGCATGTGTATGACCCTGGGGGGCCGCGCCTCCGAGGAGATCTTCTTCGGCCGGATCACCACCGGAGCTCAGGACGACCTGCGGAAGGTCACCCAGAGCGCCTACGCCCAG ATCGTCCAGTTCGGGATGAACCCCAAGGTGGGGCAGGTGTCGTTCGACATGCCCCGGCAGGGCGACATGGTCCTGGAGAAGCCCTACAGCGAGGCCACGGCCCGCCTCATCGACAGCGAGGTGCGGACCCTCATCAGCGAGGCCTACAGGAGGACCTACAACCTGCTGACGGACAAGAAGGCCGAGGTGGAGAAG GTGGCGCTGCGGCTGCTGGAGAAGGAGGTTCTGGATAAGAGCGACATGGTGGAGCTGCTGGGCAAACGGCCGTTCGCTGAGAAGTCCACCTACGAGGACTTCGtggcaggaacaggaagtgtggaCGAGGACACCTCCCTGCCCGAGGGGCTGAGGGACTGGAACCAGGACCGGCGCCAGAAGGACGACAACCCCGACCAGCAGGCGGCGCACCAGGCCTCTGGGGGGGCCTGGCCCTTCTAG
- the afg3l2 gene encoding mitochondrial inner membrane m-AAA protease component AFG3L2 isoform X2, whose protein sequence is MAHRYLRLSAGCGGVVRLLRAHGAARRVLCSSGLGQVVPGRSLMTNLLRECRKLSARPPKGFEKYFPEGSKPPKPPPETEASKDDPPPQRSSGTPEGDGGGGGAGGAGGGDGDKGRGGKRGRRQDFNWQSRMQKGDLPFDDKHFRTAVLVSTVFCSAVIYYYYLRDGGREITWKEFVNNYLSKGVVERLDVVNKRHVKVVLQPGATPPEGQVWFTIGSVDTFERNLETSQYELGIEGEQRVPVVYSSESDGSFLLSLVPSVVIMALFMFMMRRAAPGGGRPGRGMGGLFSVGETTAKVLKDEIDIKFKDVAGCEEAKMEIMEFVNFLKNPKQYQDLGAKIPKGAILTGPPGTGKTLLAKATAGEANVPFITVNGSEFLEMFVGVGPARVRDLFVMARKNAPCILFIDEIDAVGRKRGRGNFGGQSEQENTLNQLLVEMDGFNTVTNVVVLAGTNRPDILDPALMRPGRFDRQIYIGPPDIKGRASIFKVHLRPLKLEATMDKDSLARNMAALTPGFSGADIANVCNEAALIAARHLSDAINQKHFEQAIERVIGGLEKKTQILQPEEKRTVAYHEAGHAIAGWFLEHADPLLKVSIIPRGKGLGYAMYLPKEQYLYTEEQLMDRMCMTLGGRASEEIFFGRITTGAQDDLRKVTQSAYAQIVQFGMNPKVGQVSFDMPRQGDMVLEKPYSEATARLIDSEVRTLISEAYRRTYNLLTDKKAEVEKVALRLLEKEVLDKSDMVELLGKRPFAEKSTYEDFVAGTGSVDEDTSLPEGLRDWNQDRRQKDDNPDQQAAHQASGGAWPF, encoded by the exons CAGGAAGCTGAGCGCCAGACCGCCCAAAG GCTTTGAGAAATATTTCCCAGAAGGCTCCAAACCTCCCAAACCCCCCCCAGAGACGGAGGCGTCCAAAG acgacccccccccacagaggAGCTCCGGCACGCcagaaggagatggaggaggtgggggggcaggtggggcaggcggaggagatggagacaagGGACGAGGGGGCAAACGGGGCCGTCGGCAGGACTTCAACTGGCAAAGCCGTATGCAGAAG GGCGACCTGCCATTTGACGACAAGCATTTCCGGACGGCCGTCCTGGTCTCGACCGTCTTCTGCTCGGCAGTAATCTATTACTACTACCTGAGGGATGGGGGGCGCGAGATCACCTGGAAGGAGTTCGTCAACAACTACCTGTCTAAAGGCGTG GTGGAACGTCTGGACGTCGTCAACAAACGTCACGTCAAGGTGGTCCTCCAGCCGGGGGCCACGCCCCCCGagggg caggtGTGGTTCACCATCGGTAGTGTCGACACGTTTGAGCGGAACCTGGAGACGTCCCAGTATGAACTGGGCATCGAGGGCGAGCAGCGGGTGCCGGTGGTGTACTCCTCCGAGAGCGACGG TTCCTTCCTACTGAGCCTCGTCCCCTCCGTGGTCATCATGGCGCTGTTCATGTTCATGATGCGGCGGGCGGCGCCAGGGGGGGGCCGGCCCGGGCGGGGCATGGGCGGGCTTTTCAGCGTGGGGGAGACCACGGCGAAGGTCCTGAAGGACGAGATCGACATCAAGTTCAAGGACGTGGCCGGCTGCGAGGAGGCCAAGATGGAGATCATGGAGTTTGTCAACTTCCTGAAGAACCCCAAGCAGTACCAGGACCTGGGGGCCAAGATCCccaag ggtgcGATCCTGACTGGTCCTCCAGGAACAGGAAAGACTCTCCTGGCGAAGGCGACGGCCGGCGAGGCCAACGTTCCGTTCATCACCGTTAACGGCTCCGAGTTCCTGGAGATGTTTGTGGGCGTCGGCCCCGCGAGG GTGAGGGACCTGTTCGTCATGGCGAGGAAGAACGCGCCCTGCATCCTGTTCATCGATGAGATCGACGCTGTGGGGCGGAAGCGGGGGCGGGGCAACTTTGGCGGGCAGAGCGAGCAGGAGAACACGCTGAACCAGCTGCTGGTGGAGATGGACG gcTTCAACACCGTCACCAACGTGGTCGTCCTCGCCGGCACCAACCGGCCCGACATCCTGGACCCGGCGCTCATGAGACCCGGACGCTTCGACCGGCAGATCTACATCG GTCCTCCTGACATCAAGGGGCGGGCCTCCATCTTCAAAGTCCACCTGCGCCCCCTGAAGCTGGAGGCCACCATGGACAAGGACTCGCTGGCCAGAAACATGGCCGCCCTCACGCCGGGGTTctcag gtgCCGACATCGCTAACGTGTGTAACGAGGCGGCGCTGATCGCTGCTCGCCACCTGTCAGACGCCATCAACCAGAAGCACTTCGAGCAGGCCATCGAGAGGGTGATCGGAG GTCTGGAGAAGAAGACCCAGATCCTGCAGCCGGAGGAGAAGAGGACGGTGGCGTACCACGAGGCGGGGCACGCCATTGCTGGCTGGTTCCTGGAGCACGCCGACCCCCTGCTGAAG GTGTCCATCATCCCTAGGGGGAAGGGGCTGGGCTACGCCATGTACCTGCCCAAGGAGCAGTACCTGTACACCGAGGAGCAGCTGATGGACCGCATGTGTATGACCCTGGGGGGCCGCGCCTCCGAGGAGATCTTCTTCGGCCGGATCACCACCGGAGCTCAGGACGACCTGCGGAAGGTCACCCAGAGCGCCTACGCCCAG ATCGTCCAGTTCGGGATGAACCCCAAGGTGGGGCAGGTGTCGTTCGACATGCCCCGGCAGGGCGACATGGTCCTGGAGAAGCCCTACAGCGAGGCCACGGCCCGCCTCATCGACAGCGAGGTGCGGACCCTCATCAGCGAGGCCTACAGGAGGACCTACAACCTGCTGACGGACAAGAAGGCCGAGGTGGAGAAG GTGGCGCTGCGGCTGCTGGAGAAGGAGGTTCTGGATAAGAGCGACATGGTGGAGCTGCTGGGCAAACGGCCGTTCGCTGAGAAGTCCACCTACGAGGACTTCGtggcaggaacaggaagtgtggaCGAGGACACCTCCCTGCCCGAGGGGCTGAGGGACTGGAACCAGGACCGGCGCCAGAAGGACGACAACCCCGACCAGCAGGCGGCGCACCAGGCCTCTGGGGGGGCCTGGCCCTTCTAG
- the afg3l2 gene encoding mitochondrial inner membrane m-AAA protease component AFG3L2 isoform X1, translated as MAHRYLRLSAGCGGVVRLLRAHGAARRVLCSSGLGQVVPGRSLMTNLLRECRKLSARPPKGFEKYFPEGSKPPKPPPETEASKDDPPPQRSSGTPEGDGGGGGAGGAGGGDGDKGRGGKRGRRQDFNWQSRMQKGDLPFDDKHFRTAVLVSTVFCSAVIYYYYLRDGGREITWKEFVNNYLSKGVVERLDVVNKRHVKVVLQPGATPPEGQVWFTIGSVDTFERNLETSQYELGIEGEQRVPVVYSSESDGSSFLLSLVPSVVIMALFMFMMRRAAPGGGRPGRGMGGLFSVGETTAKVLKDEIDIKFKDVAGCEEAKMEIMEFVNFLKNPKQYQDLGAKIPKGAILTGPPGTGKTLLAKATAGEANVPFITVNGSEFLEMFVGVGPARVRDLFVMARKNAPCILFIDEIDAVGRKRGRGNFGGQSEQENTLNQLLVEMDGFNTVTNVVVLAGTNRPDILDPALMRPGRFDRQIYIGPPDIKGRASIFKVHLRPLKLEATMDKDSLARNMAALTPGFSGADIANVCNEAALIAARHLSDAINQKHFEQAIERVIGGLEKKTQILQPEEKRTVAYHEAGHAIAGWFLEHADPLLKVSIIPRGKGLGYAMYLPKEQYLYTEEQLMDRMCMTLGGRASEEIFFGRITTGAQDDLRKVTQSAYAQIVQFGMNPKVGQVSFDMPRQGDMVLEKPYSEATARLIDSEVRTLISEAYRRTYNLLTDKKAEVEKVALRLLEKEVLDKSDMVELLGKRPFAEKSTYEDFVAGTGSVDEDTSLPEGLRDWNQDRRQKDDNPDQQAAHQASGGAWPF; from the exons CAGGAAGCTGAGCGCCAGACCGCCCAAAG GCTTTGAGAAATATTTCCCAGAAGGCTCCAAACCTCCCAAACCCCCCCCAGAGACGGAGGCGTCCAAAG acgacccccccccacagaggAGCTCCGGCACGCcagaaggagatggaggaggtgggggggcaggtggggcaggcggaggagatggagacaagGGACGAGGGGGCAAACGGGGCCGTCGGCAGGACTTCAACTGGCAAAGCCGTATGCAGAAG GGCGACCTGCCATTTGACGACAAGCATTTCCGGACGGCCGTCCTGGTCTCGACCGTCTTCTGCTCGGCAGTAATCTATTACTACTACCTGAGGGATGGGGGGCGCGAGATCACCTGGAAGGAGTTCGTCAACAACTACCTGTCTAAAGGCGTG GTGGAACGTCTGGACGTCGTCAACAAACGTCACGTCAAGGTGGTCCTCCAGCCGGGGGCCACGCCCCCCGagggg caggtGTGGTTCACCATCGGTAGTGTCGACACGTTTGAGCGGAACCTGGAGACGTCCCAGTATGAACTGGGCATCGAGGGCGAGCAGCGGGTGCCGGTGGTGTACTCCTCCGAGAGCGACGG CAGTTCCTTCCTACTGAGCCTCGTCCCCTCCGTGGTCATCATGGCGCTGTTCATGTTCATGATGCGGCGGGCGGCGCCAGGGGGGGGCCGGCCCGGGCGGGGCATGGGCGGGCTTTTCAGCGTGGGGGAGACCACGGCGAAGGTCCTGAAGGACGAGATCGACATCAAGTTCAAGGACGTGGCCGGCTGCGAGGAGGCCAAGATGGAGATCATGGAGTTTGTCAACTTCCTGAAGAACCCCAAGCAGTACCAGGACCTGGGGGCCAAGATCCccaag ggtgcGATCCTGACTGGTCCTCCAGGAACAGGAAAGACTCTCCTGGCGAAGGCGACGGCCGGCGAGGCCAACGTTCCGTTCATCACCGTTAACGGCTCCGAGTTCCTGGAGATGTTTGTGGGCGTCGGCCCCGCGAGG GTGAGGGACCTGTTCGTCATGGCGAGGAAGAACGCGCCCTGCATCCTGTTCATCGATGAGATCGACGCTGTGGGGCGGAAGCGGGGGCGGGGCAACTTTGGCGGGCAGAGCGAGCAGGAGAACACGCTGAACCAGCTGCTGGTGGAGATGGACG gcTTCAACACCGTCACCAACGTGGTCGTCCTCGCCGGCACCAACCGGCCCGACATCCTGGACCCGGCGCTCATGAGACCCGGACGCTTCGACCGGCAGATCTACATCG GTCCTCCTGACATCAAGGGGCGGGCCTCCATCTTCAAAGTCCACCTGCGCCCCCTGAAGCTGGAGGCCACCATGGACAAGGACTCGCTGGCCAGAAACATGGCCGCCCTCACGCCGGGGTTctcag gtgCCGACATCGCTAACGTGTGTAACGAGGCGGCGCTGATCGCTGCTCGCCACCTGTCAGACGCCATCAACCAGAAGCACTTCGAGCAGGCCATCGAGAGGGTGATCGGAG GTCTGGAGAAGAAGACCCAGATCCTGCAGCCGGAGGAGAAGAGGACGGTGGCGTACCACGAGGCGGGGCACGCCATTGCTGGCTGGTTCCTGGAGCACGCCGACCCCCTGCTGAAG GTGTCCATCATCCCTAGGGGGAAGGGGCTGGGCTACGCCATGTACCTGCCCAAGGAGCAGTACCTGTACACCGAGGAGCAGCTGATGGACCGCATGTGTATGACCCTGGGGGGCCGCGCCTCCGAGGAGATCTTCTTCGGCCGGATCACCACCGGAGCTCAGGACGACCTGCGGAAGGTCACCCAGAGCGCCTACGCCCAG ATCGTCCAGTTCGGGATGAACCCCAAGGTGGGGCAGGTGTCGTTCGACATGCCCCGGCAGGGCGACATGGTCCTGGAGAAGCCCTACAGCGAGGCCACGGCCCGCCTCATCGACAGCGAGGTGCGGACCCTCATCAGCGAGGCCTACAGGAGGACCTACAACCTGCTGACGGACAAGAAGGCCGAGGTGGAGAAG GTGGCGCTGCGGCTGCTGGAGAAGGAGGTTCTGGATAAGAGCGACATGGTGGAGCTGCTGGGCAAACGGCCGTTCGCTGAGAAGTCCACCTACGAGGACTTCGtggcaggaacaggaagtgtggaCGAGGACACCTCCCTGCCCGAGGGGCTGAGGGACTGGAACCAGGACCGGCGCCAGAAGGACGACAACCCCGACCAGCAGGCGGCGCACCAGGCCTCTGGGGGGGCCTGGCCCTTCTAG
- the afg3l2 gene encoding mitochondrial inner membrane m-AAA protease component AFG3L2 isoform X3 — translation MAHRYLRLSAGCGGVVRLLRAHGAARRVLCSSGLGQVVPGRSLMTNLLRECRKLSARPPKGFEKYFPEGSKPPKPPPETEASKDDPPPQRSSGTPEGDGGGGGAGGAGGGDGDKGRGGKRGRRQDFNWQSRMQKGDLPFDDKHFRTAVLVSTVFCSAVIYYYYLRDGGREITWKEFVNNYLSKGVVERLDVVNKRHVKVVLQPGATPPEGVWFTIGSVDTFERNLETSQYELGIEGEQRVPVVYSSESDGSSFLLSLVPSVVIMALFMFMMRRAAPGGGRPGRGMGGLFSVGETTAKVLKDEIDIKFKDVAGCEEAKMEIMEFVNFLKNPKQYQDLGAKIPKGAILTGPPGTGKTLLAKATAGEANVPFITVNGSEFLEMFVGVGPARVRDLFVMARKNAPCILFIDEIDAVGRKRGRGNFGGQSEQENTLNQLLVEMDGFNTVTNVVVLAGTNRPDILDPALMRPGRFDRQIYIGPPDIKGRASIFKVHLRPLKLEATMDKDSLARNMAALTPGFSGADIANVCNEAALIAARHLSDAINQKHFEQAIERVIGGLEKKTQILQPEEKRTVAYHEAGHAIAGWFLEHADPLLKVSIIPRGKGLGYAMYLPKEQYLYTEEQLMDRMCMTLGGRASEEIFFGRITTGAQDDLRKVTQSAYAQIVQFGMNPKVGQVSFDMPRQGDMVLEKPYSEATARLIDSEVRTLISEAYRRTYNLLTDKKAEVEKVALRLLEKEVLDKSDMVELLGKRPFAEKSTYEDFVAGTGSVDEDTSLPEGLRDWNQDRRQKDDNPDQQAAHQASGGAWPF, via the exons CAGGAAGCTGAGCGCCAGACCGCCCAAAG GCTTTGAGAAATATTTCCCAGAAGGCTCCAAACCTCCCAAACCCCCCCCAGAGACGGAGGCGTCCAAAG acgacccccccccacagaggAGCTCCGGCACGCcagaaggagatggaggaggtgggggggcaggtggggcaggcggaggagatggagacaagGGACGAGGGGGCAAACGGGGCCGTCGGCAGGACTTCAACTGGCAAAGCCGTATGCAGAAG GGCGACCTGCCATTTGACGACAAGCATTTCCGGACGGCCGTCCTGGTCTCGACCGTCTTCTGCTCGGCAGTAATCTATTACTACTACCTGAGGGATGGGGGGCGCGAGATCACCTGGAAGGAGTTCGTCAACAACTACCTGTCTAAAGGCGTG GTGGAACGTCTGGACGTCGTCAACAAACGTCACGTCAAGGTGGTCCTCCAGCCGGGGGCCACGCCCCCCGagggg gtGTGGTTCACCATCGGTAGTGTCGACACGTTTGAGCGGAACCTGGAGACGTCCCAGTATGAACTGGGCATCGAGGGCGAGCAGCGGGTGCCGGTGGTGTACTCCTCCGAGAGCGACGG CAGTTCCTTCCTACTGAGCCTCGTCCCCTCCGTGGTCATCATGGCGCTGTTCATGTTCATGATGCGGCGGGCGGCGCCAGGGGGGGGCCGGCCCGGGCGGGGCATGGGCGGGCTTTTCAGCGTGGGGGAGACCACGGCGAAGGTCCTGAAGGACGAGATCGACATCAAGTTCAAGGACGTGGCCGGCTGCGAGGAGGCCAAGATGGAGATCATGGAGTTTGTCAACTTCCTGAAGAACCCCAAGCAGTACCAGGACCTGGGGGCCAAGATCCccaag ggtgcGATCCTGACTGGTCCTCCAGGAACAGGAAAGACTCTCCTGGCGAAGGCGACGGCCGGCGAGGCCAACGTTCCGTTCATCACCGTTAACGGCTCCGAGTTCCTGGAGATGTTTGTGGGCGTCGGCCCCGCGAGG GTGAGGGACCTGTTCGTCATGGCGAGGAAGAACGCGCCCTGCATCCTGTTCATCGATGAGATCGACGCTGTGGGGCGGAAGCGGGGGCGGGGCAACTTTGGCGGGCAGAGCGAGCAGGAGAACACGCTGAACCAGCTGCTGGTGGAGATGGACG gcTTCAACACCGTCACCAACGTGGTCGTCCTCGCCGGCACCAACCGGCCCGACATCCTGGACCCGGCGCTCATGAGACCCGGACGCTTCGACCGGCAGATCTACATCG GTCCTCCTGACATCAAGGGGCGGGCCTCCATCTTCAAAGTCCACCTGCGCCCCCTGAAGCTGGAGGCCACCATGGACAAGGACTCGCTGGCCAGAAACATGGCCGCCCTCACGCCGGGGTTctcag gtgCCGACATCGCTAACGTGTGTAACGAGGCGGCGCTGATCGCTGCTCGCCACCTGTCAGACGCCATCAACCAGAAGCACTTCGAGCAGGCCATCGAGAGGGTGATCGGAG GTCTGGAGAAGAAGACCCAGATCCTGCAGCCGGAGGAGAAGAGGACGGTGGCGTACCACGAGGCGGGGCACGCCATTGCTGGCTGGTTCCTGGAGCACGCCGACCCCCTGCTGAAG GTGTCCATCATCCCTAGGGGGAAGGGGCTGGGCTACGCCATGTACCTGCCCAAGGAGCAGTACCTGTACACCGAGGAGCAGCTGATGGACCGCATGTGTATGACCCTGGGGGGCCGCGCCTCCGAGGAGATCTTCTTCGGCCGGATCACCACCGGAGCTCAGGACGACCTGCGGAAGGTCACCCAGAGCGCCTACGCCCAG ATCGTCCAGTTCGGGATGAACCCCAAGGTGGGGCAGGTGTCGTTCGACATGCCCCGGCAGGGCGACATGGTCCTGGAGAAGCCCTACAGCGAGGCCACGGCCCGCCTCATCGACAGCGAGGTGCGGACCCTCATCAGCGAGGCCTACAGGAGGACCTACAACCTGCTGACGGACAAGAAGGCCGAGGTGGAGAAG GTGGCGCTGCGGCTGCTGGAGAAGGAGGTTCTGGATAAGAGCGACATGGTGGAGCTGCTGGGCAAACGGCCGTTCGCTGAGAAGTCCACCTACGAGGACTTCGtggcaggaacaggaagtgtggaCGAGGACACCTCCCTGCCCGAGGGGCTGAGGGACTGGAACCAGGACCGGCGCCAGAAGGACGACAACCCCGACCAGCAGGCGGCGCACCAGGCCTCTGGGGGGGCCTGGCCCTTCTAG